Proteins found in one Geomonas subterranea genomic segment:
- a CDS encoding cytochrome c3 family protein → MRQVLCFLAALALLSGCEPAATHRFLVTFFDEVPSFPPQEQYCAELDEQGRKKAAEPPQKSAAVEQKVEGSSHPPYAEKRCNGCHQSDKTSVSGLLKPPNELCFMCHPKILKHRFAHGPAAEGECLGCHLPHEASYPSLLARPPASLCDRCHSEGRAAAGMHDRITKSGVVCIDCHDPHSGTSKYFLK, encoded by the coding sequence GTGCGACAGGTACTGTGTTTTTTGGCGGCGCTCGCGCTCCTTTCGGGGTGCGAGCCGGCGGCGACCCACAGGTTCCTGGTGACTTTCTTCGACGAAGTCCCCAGTTTCCCTCCCCAGGAGCAGTACTGCGCGGAACTGGATGAGCAGGGGCGCAAGAAGGCGGCGGAGCCGCCGCAAAAGAGCGCGGCGGTCGAGCAGAAGGTGGAAGGAAGCAGCCATCCCCCCTATGCCGAGAAGCGCTGCAACGGCTGCCATCAGTCGGACAAAACCTCGGTGAGCGGGCTTTTGAAGCCGCCAAACGAGCTTTGCTTCATGTGTCACCCGAAGATCCTGAAGCACCGCTTCGCCCACGGCCCCGCCGCCGAGGGGGAATGCCTGGGGTGCCACCTGCCGCACGAGGCGAGCTATCCGTCGCTTCTGGCCAGGCCCCCGGCATCGCTTTGCGACAGGTGCCACTCGGAGGGGCGTGCGGCCGCCGGCATGCACGACAGGATCACGAAGAGCGGGGTCGTCTGCATCGACTGTCATGACCCGCATTCCGGAACCAGCAAGTATTTCCTGAAGTAG